From one Esox lucius isolate fEsoLuc1 chromosome 11, fEsoLuc1.pri, whole genome shotgun sequence genomic stretch:
- the LOC105010124 gene encoding toll-like receptor 13, with product MRGLFSKPVLLLLWIQSVYGWMHSKCYIYDNPEDIEYMPDGYCLHSVSKGVTASCQYVTTIKEDFHGVPENINSLCIYMTDGNMGVMSLGFFSRFQDLEFLYIQGCFSQILPIGNSQGLPNLQYMELSGQYAGCCDCHIGPHTFRDLVKLSKLIISGFRLSAMAPDVFNGIPNLRNVSIGNSCVKDLSEILCRLMYIKSLTDLFVDAQEIQTLNQSNCPILNTNESMTPVFNNLTGCSLKFGEITHIEEGALACFKNVTIFESRLKKKQLLQLLLSGIKQIHLLTNTDNEHIDFKSLCNLVFLLSIKRIDFSTNNPIRFSMSSVDLCVGLESIVLTTNHAFHRISQIKWNFISTLKNVEFLFVYDRIENSLDLCSFQKQPITWLTNLVLYLNIQILFSNQFSCLVNLNFLRYNGKLLSNIENYAFLGLTHLEYLDLSNNNITHIHANTFFGLHSLTWLDLRENPLICHIEARSFTHLTSLREVSLGKLNSPLTEPVIKLNLTLIFGDILSQLTHLYITSSMRPMYLIIGSNIESKQNLSLILKGQTVTSADIIFHNLTKLEVLKLLDCKIYSMEGSLTKDLKSLKILDLQIANTYNVLYSFTESLASLKYLVLYELHLFCSCDNAWLTAWAKRNRQVEVILTSIRHIMWDNLTCLSDNGIDTPNFVKYTEANCTTEIDFILFTVTGLGVLFFMLVVFLHNMSGHYLLPLYHITLGWLSEAMRSNTRGRYDYDTFVSYSGKDELWVVEELLPNLEQRGPPFLNLCLHSRDFQLGKDIVENITDSLYRSRHTLCLVSRHYLRSNWCSLELKLATARLQVEQRDILLLVFLEKIPPRWLSAHHRLARLVKTRTYLDWPQDPHQHQAFWDRLWEKLKPPTDV from the exons ATGAGGGGTCTGTTTTCTAAACCTGTCCTCCTGTTACTGTGGATTCAGAGTGTATATGGATGGATGCATTCTAAATGCTACATTTATGATAACCCTGAAGACATTGAATACATGCCAGATGGCTATTGCTTACACAGTGTTTCAAAGGGTGTCACAGCTTCCTGTCAGTATGTCACAACCATCAAAGAAGATTTTCATGGAGTCCCTGAAAACATAAATTCTCTCTGCATATACATGACTGACGGTAATATGGGTGTCATGTCTCTGGGCTTTTTCTCTCGGTTTCAGGATCTGGAGTTCCTGTATATTCAAGGCTGTTTTTCACAAATCCTTCCAATTGGGAATAGCCAGGGCCTTCCAAATCTGCAATACATGGAGTTGAGTGGACAATATGCTGGGTGCTGTGATTGCCATATTGGGCCTCACACATTCAGAGATCTAGTCAAACTAAGTAAATTGATCATATCCGGCTTTAGGTTATCAGCAATGGCACCAGATGTGTTTAATGGCATACCTAATTTACGAAATGTCTCCATTGGTAACTCCTGTGTAAAAGATTTGTCAGAGATACTATGCAGATTAATGTATATAAAGTCACTTACTGATTTATTTGTAGATGCACAGGAAATACAGACATTAAATCAATCAAACTGCCCAATCTTGAACACAAATGAGAGCATGACACCTGTTTTTAACAACCTAACAGGGTGTTCTTTAAAATTtggtgaaataacacatatagaGGAAGGTGCTCTGGCTTGTTTTAAGAACGTGACAATTTTTGAATCTCGGCTAAAAAAGAAACAGTTACTTCAACTTCTGCTGTCTGGAATTAAGCAAATTCATTTGTTGACAAACACAGATAATGAACACATTGATTTTAAAAGCCTCTGCAATCTAGTGTTTTTGCTTTCAATCAAAAGAATAGATTTTTCTACAAACAATCCAATTAGATTTTCAATGTCCAGTGTTGACTTGTGCGTTGGACTGGAATCTATTGTCCTTACTACAAATCATGCTTTCCATCGTATCTCCCAAATTAAATGGAATTTTATTTCCACTCTTAAGAACGTTGAATTCTTATTTGTATATGACCGTATAGAAAACAGTCTTGATTTGTGCTCCTTCCaaaaacaaccaatcacatggttaACCAatcttgttttatatttgaacatacaaatacttttttcaaatcAATTTAGTTGTCTTGTAAACCTGAACTTCCTGAGATATAATGGTAAATTATTATCCAATATTGAAAACTATGCTTTCCTGGGTTTGACACATCTGGAGTACTTAGACCTGtcaaataataacattacacacatccatgcaaatacattttttggtttACATAGTTTGACATGGTTGGATCTCAGGGAAAATCCACTTATTTGCCACATTGAGGCACGGTCTTTCACACATCTTACATCTTTAAGAGAAGTGTCTCTTGGGAAATTGAACTCTCCACTAACAGAACCTGTGATAAAGCTAAATCTAACACTCATATTTGGTGACATTTTGAGTCAACTGACTCACCTGTATATTACTTCAAGTATGAGACCAATGTATTTGATTATTGGCAGTAACATTGAATCCAAACAGAACCTGAGTCTTATACTGAAAGGCCAGACTGT AACATCTGCTGACATCATTTTCCACAACCTGACAAAGTTGGAGGTTCTGAAACTTTTAGACTGCAAGATTTATTCTATGGAGGGTAGTTTAACTAAAGATTTAAAATCATTGAAAATATTGGATCTGCAAATCGCAAACAcatataatgtattatacagCTTTACTGAATCTCTCGCTAGCCTTAAGTATTTGGTACTTTATgagttacatttgttttgcagttGTGACAATGCTTGGCTTACTGCATGGGCAAAGAGGAACAGGCAGGTTGAAGTTATCTTGACTTCTATTAGACACATTATGTGGGACAACTTGACATGCTTGTCAGACAATGGAATAGACACACCTAACTTTGTCAAGTACACAGAAGCCAACTGCACAACAGAGATAGACTTTATTCTCTTTACTGTAACTGGCCTGGGAGTCCTGTTCTTCATGCTGGTGGTGTTTCTCCATAACATGTCTGGCCACTACCTTCTTCCCCTCTACCACATCACCCTTGGCTGGCTGTCAGAGGCCATGAGATCCAACACCAGGGGGCGCTACGACTACGACACCTTTGTCTCCTACAGCGGGAAGGACGAGCTCTGGGTGGTGGAGGAGCTGCTGCCCAACCTGGAGCAGAGGGGTCCCCCTTTCCTGAACCTCTGTCTGCACAGCAGGGACTTCCAGTTGGGGAAGGACATTGTGGAGAACATCACAGACAGCCTCTATCGGAGCCGCCACACCCTCTGTCTGGTCAGCCGCCACTACCTTCGCAGTAACTGGTGCTCCCTGGAGTTGAAGCTGGCCACCGCCAGACTGCAGGTGGAGCAAAGAGACATCCTCCTCCTGGTCTTCCTGGAGAAGATCCCCCCTCGCTGGCTCTCAGCCCACCACAGACTGGCTCGTCTGGTAAAGACCAGGACctatctggactggcctcaggaCCCCCATCAGCACCAGGCATTCTGGGACAGACTGTGGGAGAAACTGAAACCTCCCACTGatgtttga
- the LOC114840403 gene encoding toll-like receptor 13 codes for MRVVFFKPVLLLLWIQSVYGWMHPKCTIYDNPEDMEDIKYMPDSDCLQGYSKGLIASCQYVTDIEEDLHGLPQNINNLCISMTTDENGIMSLDFFSQFHDLEYLDINGCFSQILPTGNSQALSNLEYMRLHALWVTGCCDCNVGSNTFRYLVKLSNLTISKFSLSSMAPDVFNGIPNLRNVSIGNSCVKDLSEILCRLMYIKSLTDLVVDEKEIQTLNQSNCPILNTNESMTPVFNNLTGCSLIFGEITHIEEGALDCFKNLAYFESYLNKKLLLHLPLSGIKQIHLLKYLVREHIDFKSICILVFLLSIKKLEFVSNFPISFSMYHVDLCVGLESINLFRNYGLHPSISQIKWNFISTLKNVTYLSVYDRTENSLDLCSFQKQPITWLNKLVLYLNVHFFFSNQFSCLVNLLHLKYNGKLSNIEDFAFLGLRHLESLDLSNNNITHIHANTFFGLYSLTWLDLRENPLIQNIETLSFTHLTSLREVFLGKINSPLRQPAIKLNLTLIFGDILSQLTHLYITSSMRPMYLIIGMDLIQQPSADIIFHNLTKLEVLKLLDCKIYSMEGSLTKDLKYLKILHLRIKNIYNVFYSFTESLSGLKYVQFNQLHLFCSCDNAWLIAWAKRNRQVEVILRSIRHIMWDNLTCLLDNGIDTPNFVKYTEANCTTEIDFILFTVTGLGVLFFMLVVFVHYLSGHYLLPLYHITLGWLSEAMRSNTRGRYDYDTFVSYSGKDELWVVEELLPNLEQRGPPFLNLCLHSRDFQLGKDIVENITDSLYRSRHTLCLVSRHYLHSNWCSLELKLATARLQVEQRDILLLVFLEKIPPHWLSAHHRLARLVKTRTYLDWPQDPHQHQAFWDRLWEKLKPPTDV; via the exons ATGAGGGTTGTGTTTTTCAAACCTGTCCTCCTGTTACTGTGGATTCAGAGTGTATATGGATGGATGCATCCTAAATGCACCATTTATGATAACCCTGAAGACATGGAAGACATTAAATACATGCCAGACAGCGATTGCTTACAAGGCTATTCAAAAGGTCTCATAGCTTCCTGTCAATATGTCACAGACATCGAAGAAGATCTACATGGACTCCCTCAAAACATCAATAATCTCTGCATATCCATGACTACGGATGAAAATGGTATCATGTCTCTAGATTTTTTCTCTCAGTTTCACGACCTGGAGTACTTGGATATTAATGGCTGTTTTTCACAAATCCTTCCAACTGGGAATAGCCAGGCTCTTTCAAATCTGGAATATATGAGGTTACACGCACTGTGGGTGACTGGGTGCTGTGATTGTAATGTTGGGTCTAACACTTTCAGATATCTAGTCAAGCTAAGTAATTTGACCATATCCAAATTTAGTTTATCATCAATGGCACCAGATGTGTTTAATGGCATACCTAATTTACGAAATGTCTCCATTGGTAACTCCTGTGTAAAAGATTTGTCAGAGATACTATGCAGATTAATGTATATAAAGTCACTTACTGATTTAGTTGTAGATGAAAAGGAAATACAGACATTAAATCAATCAAACTGCCCAATCTTAAACACAAATGAGAGCATGACACCTGTTTTTAACAACCTAACAGGGTGTTCTTTAATATTtggtgaaataacacatatagaGGAAGGTGCTCTGGATTGTTTTAAGAACCTGGCATATTTCGAATCTTACCTAAACAAGAAACTGCTACTACATCTGCCCCTGTCTGGAATTAAGCAAATTCATTTGTTAAAATACTTAGTTAGAGAACACATTGATTTTAAAAGCATCTGTATTCTAGTGTTTTTGCTTTCAATCAAAAAATTAGAATTTGTTTCAAACTTTCCAATCAGCTTTTCAATGTACCATGTTGACTTGTGCGTTGGACTGGAATCTATTAATCTTTTCAGAAATTATGGTTTGCATCCGTCCATCTCCCAAATTAAATGGAATTTTATTTCCACTCTTAAGAACGTTACATACTTATCTGTATATGACCGCACAGAAAACAGTCTTGATTTGTGCTCCTTCCaaaaacaaccaatcacatggttaAACAAacttgttttatatttgaacgtacatttttttttttcaaatcaatTTAGTTGTCTTGTAAACCTGTTACACCTTAAATATAATGGTAAATTATCAAATATTGAAGACTTTGCTTTCCTGGGCTTGAGACATCTGGAGTCCTTAGACCTGtcaaataataacattacacacatccatgcaaatacattttttggtttATATAGTTTGACATGGTTGGATCTCAGGGAAAATCCACTTATTCAAAACATTGAGACATTATCTTTTACACATCTTACATCATTAAGAGAAGTGTTTCTTGGTAAAATAAACAGTCCACTAAGACAACCTGCGATAAAGCTAAATCTAACACTGATATTTGGTGACATTTTGAGTCAACTGACTCACCTGTATATTACTTCAAGTATGAGGCCAATGTATTTGATTATTGGCA TGGATCTTATACAACAACCTTCTGCTGACATCATTTTCCACAACCTGACAAAGTTGGAGGTTCTGAAACTTTTAGACTGCAAGATTTATTCTATGGAGGGTAGTTTAACTaaagatttaaaatatttgaaaatattgcaTTTACGAATTAAGAACATATATAATGTATTCTACAGCTTTACTGAATCTCTTTCTGGTCTTAAGTATGTGCAATTTAATcagttacatttgttttgcagttGTGACAATGCTTGGCTTATTGCATGGGCAAAGAGGAACAGGCAGGTTGAAGTGATCTTGCGTTCTATTAGACACATTATGTGGGACAACTTGACATGCTTGTTAGACAATGGAATAGACACACCTAACTTTGTCAAGTACACAGAAGCCAACTGCACAACAGAGATAGACTTTATTCTCTTTACTGTGACTGGCCTGGGAGTCCTGTTCTTCATGCTGGTGGTGTTTGTCCATTACCTGTCTGGCCACTACCTTCTTCCCCTCTACCACATCACTCTTGGCTGGCTCTCGGAGGCCATGAGATCCAACACTAGGGGGCGCTACGACTACGACACCTTTGTCTCCTACAGCGGGAAGGACGAGCTCTGGGTGGTGGAGGAGCTGCTGCCCAACCTGGAGCAGAGGGGTCCCCCTTTCCTGAACCTCTGTCTGCACAGCAGGGACTTCCAGCTGGGGAAGGACATTGTGGAGAACATCACAGACAGCCTCTATCGGAGCCGCCACACCCTCTGTCTGGTCAGCCGCCACTACCTTCACAGTAACTGGTGCTCCCTGGAGTTGAAGCTGGCCACCGCCAGACTGCAGGTGGAGCAAAGAGACATCCTCCTCCTGGTCTTCCTGGAGAAGATCCCCCCTCACTGGCTCTCAGCCCACCACAGACTGGCTCGTCTGGTAAAGACCAGGACctatctggactggcctcaggaCCCCCATCAGCACCAGGCATTCTGGGACAGACTGTGGGAGAAACTGAAACCTCCCACTGatgtttga
- the LOC105008926 gene encoding toll-like receptor 13 yields MRVVFFKTVLLLLWILRVNGWMHSKCNIYDYVDDMPDRDCLQGYSKGLIASCKYVTDIEEDLHGLPQNINNLCISMTMDENGIMSLDFFSQFHDLEYLDINGCFSQILPTGNSQALSNLEYMRLQALWVTGCCDCNVGSNTFRYLVKLSNLTISKFRLSSMAPDVFNGIPNLRNVSIGNSCVKDLSEILCRLMYIKSLTDLVIEAQEIQTLNQSNCPILNTNESMTPVFNNLTGCSLIFGEITHIEEGALDCFKNLEKFSSYLNEELLLQLPLSGIKQIHLLRYFGSEHIDFRSICNLVFLLSIKKLEFNTNYPISFSMYHVDLCVGLESIVLTRTLHFYTSISQIKWNFISTLKNVTYLSVYDRTENSLDLCSFQKQPITWLNKLVLYLNIQFFFSNQFSCLVNLLYLKYKSKLSNIEDFAFLGLRLLEYLDLSNNNITHIHANTFYGLYSLIWLDLRENPLIHNTEALSFTHLTSLREVFLGKLNSPLREPVIKLNLTLIFGDILSQLTQLYITSSMRPMYLIIGMDLIQQPSADIIFHNLTKLEVLKLLDCKIYSMEGSLTKDLKSLKRLHLHIENIYNVFYSFTESLSGLKYLLFNELHLFCSCDNAWLIAWAKRNRQVEVILTSFRHIMWDNLTCLSDNGIDTPNFVKYTEANCTTEIDFILFTVTGLGVLFFMLVVFLHNLSGHYLLPLYHITLGWLSEAMRSNTRGRYDYDTFVSYSGKDELWVVEELLPNLEQRGPPFLNLCLHSRDFQLGKDIVENITDSLYRSRHTLCLVSRHYLHSNWCSLEMKLATARLQVEQRDILLLVFLEKIPPRWLSAHHRLARLVKTRTYLDWPQDPHQHQAFWDRLWEKLKPPTEA; encoded by the exons ATGAGGGTTGTGTTTTTCAAAACTGTCCTCCTGTTACTGTGGATTCTGAGGGTAAATGGATGGATGCATTCTAAATGCAACATTTATGACTACGTTGATGACATGCCAGACAGAGATTGCTTACAAGGCTATTCAAAAGGTCTCATAGCTTCCTGTAAATATGTCACAGACATCGAAGAAGATCTACATGGACTCCCTCAAAACATCAATAATCTCTGCATATCCATGACTATGGATGAAAATGGTATCATGTCTCTAGATTTTTTCTCTCAGTTTCACGACCTGGAATACTTGGATATTAATGGCTGTTTTTCACAAATCCTTCCAACTGGAAATAGCCAGGCTCTTTCAAATCTGGAATATATGAGGTTACAAGCACTGTGGGTGACTGGGTGCTGTGATTGTAATGTTGGGTCTAACACATTCAGATATCTAGTGAAGCTAAGTAATTTGACCATATCCAAATTTAGGTTATCATCAATGGCACCAGATGTGTTTAATGGCATACCTAATTTACGAAATGTCTCCATTGGTAACTCCTGTGTAAAAGATTTGTCAGAGATACTATGCAGATTAATGTATATAAAGTCACTTACTGATTTAGTCATAGAGGCACAGGAAATACAGacattaaatcaatcaaattgccCAATCTTAAACACAAATGAGAGCATGACACCTGTTTTTAACAACCTAACAGGGTGTTCTTTAATATTtggtgaaataacacatatagaGGAAGGTGCTCTGGATTGTTTTAAGAACCTGGAAAAATTCAGTTCTTACCTAAACGAGGAACTGCTACTACAACTGCCCCTGTCTGGAATAAAGCAAATTCATTTGTTGAGATACTTTGGTAGTGAACACATTGATTTTAGAAGCATCTGTAATCTAGTGTTTTTGCTTTCAATCAAAAAATTAGAATTTAATACAAACTATCCAATCAGCTTTTCAATGTACCATGTTGACTTGTGCGTAGGACTGGAATCTATTGTTCTTACTAGAACTCTTCATTTCTATACATCCATCTCCCAAATTAAATGGAATTTTATTTCCACTCTTAAGAACGTTACATACTTATCTGTATATGACCGCACAGAAAACAGTCTTGATTTGTGCTCCTTCCaaaaacaaccaatcacatggttaaataaacttgttttatatttgaacatacaattttttttttcaaatcaatTTAGTTGTCTTGTAAACCTGTTATACCTTAAATATAAAAGTAAATTATCAAATATTGAAGACTTTGCTTTCCTGGGCTTGAGACTTCTGGAGTACTTAGACCTGtcaaataataacattacacacatccatgcaaatacattttatggtttATATAGTTTGATTTGGTTGGATCTCAGGGAAAATCCACTTATTCACAATACTGAGGCACTGTCTTTCACACATCTTACATCTTTAAGAGAAGTGTTTCTTGGGAAATTGAACAGTCCACTAAGAGAACCTGTGATAAAGCTAAATCTAACACTGATATTTGGTGACATTTTGAGTCAACTGACTCAGCTGTATATTACTTCAAGTATGAGGCCAATGTATTTGATTATTGGCA TGGATCTTATACAACAACCTTCTGCTGACATCATTTTCCACAACCTGACAAAGTTGGAGGTTCTGAAACTTTTAGACTGCAAGATTTATTCTATGGAGGGTAGTTTAACTAAAGatttaaaatctttaaaaaGATTGCATTTACACATTGAGAACATATATAATGTATTCTACAGCTTTACTGAATCTCTTTCTGGTCTTAAGTATTTGCTATTTAATgagttacatttgttttgcagttGTGACAATGCTTGGCTTATTGCATGGGCAAAGAGGAACAGGCAGGTTGAAGTGATCTTGACTTCTTTTAGACACATTATGTGGGACAACTTGACATGCTTGTCAGACAATGGAATAGACACACCTAACTTTGTCAAGTACACAGAAGCCAACTGCACAACAGAGATAGACTTTATTCTCTTTACTGTGACTGGCCTGGGAGTCCTGTTCTTCATGCTGGTGGTGTTTCTCCATAACCTGTCTGGCCACTACCTTCTTCCCCTCTACCACATCACTCTTGGCTGGCTGTCAGAGGCCATGAGATCCAACACCAGGGGGCGCTACGACTACGACACCTTTGTCTCCTACAGCGGGAAGGACGAGCTCTGGGTGGTGGAGGAGCTGCTGCCCAACCTGGAGCAGAGGGGTCCCCCTTTCCTGAACCTCTGTCTGCACAGCAGGGACTTCCAGCTGGGGAAGGACATTGTGGAGAACATCACAGACAGCCTCTACCGGAGCCGCCACACCCTCTGTCTGGTCAGCCGCCACTACCTTCACAGTAACTGGTGCTCCCTGGAGATGAAGCTGGCCACCGCCAGACTGCAGGTGGAGCAAAGAGACATCCTCCTCCTGGTCTTCCTGGAGAAGATCCCCCCTCGCTGGCTCTCAGCCCACCACAGACTGGCTCGTCTGGTGAAGACCAGGACctatctggactggcctcaggaCCCCCATCAGCACCAGGCATTCTGGGACAGACTGTGGGAGAAACTGAAACCTCCCACTGAGGCTTGA